The region CAAAATTTACGCGCATGGTTTATATTGAAGACCGTTTAATCTTCCAAAAGGAAGCAGAAAGGCTTTTACTGGATCTTGAGGGAAAAGAAATAATTGTATTAGGAAGGCTTCTGGGCAGAGAACGCAAGTATTTTACTTCTACCGGATATGCGATCGTAGCGGAATACATCGGGTATCAAGATTGTTTTGGGAAAATACTCTGGGCAAAGGTAGGTAGTTTTACCTAATAACAAGCTTGCCTTATTGCTCTTCTTTCTTTATTCCAAAGATTTACGCAATTGATACTCCACGTAACCAGAGAGAATTTCCGCGGTCTTATGCGAAGGCTGAACCACAAAAAAATTGCTCGTTACTGCATGCGCAATCTCATGGCCCAAGATCCCGCGCGCGCACCCGGAAGAGGCAATATAAATAGTATTTAGTGTATAGGTATAAAAAGATGGGGCACTTATATCTGCTTCAAAAAGCTTGTTGTAAATAGCCTGCAGATGTTGCTGATCACGACAAACCTTAAGGATACCGCTAAAGTCATTAACATTCATTTCAAGAATATTGCAGGCGCGCAAGAATAAAATATCTACCATTGCTGCTAATCGCTGGGCAGATGAACCCTCTATCCTGCCCGGATAACCAGCTAATATCCTTTCGGCTTCAGTAACATTTAATTTATCAACAATAAGCCCGGGGTCCACGCCATCGGCGCAATAAATGGTAAAGTATCTGCCGTTTATTTTATTGCCAAAGCCAAATCCATCGTCAAAACAAACCCCCGGCTTTGAAGCTGAAAAAAATATAATAAAAAATATTACATAAAATACAAAACGTTTTGTCATCAAACCTTAAAGTGATGTAAAAGATCCTTTAATTCCTGTGATAATTTCTTAAGCTCATCAAAATCTTTTTGTTTATCCTCGGGCAGGCTAAACCCGGATAAAGAATTAACCTTGGCATTTATCTGATCACTTGCTTTTTGTATCGCGGTTATACTTTGTTTCATAGAATGAAGCACTTCATTTAAGGCGTCAGCCATTCCCTGGAGCTGATCCAGGCGGCGGATACTAAACCCTATGCGCAAGTCTCCTTTGGCCATACCCTCCATTATAGAGCGCAAGCGGTACATGGGGCCGGATATTTTATGCGAGAAAAATAATGTTACCCCTATAGCTAATATTCCCACAATGATCATTACGACGCTTACAGTCTGGATAAGCACCGGCATCAAGAAATCCGCGGTCGTGCGCACAACTACCCGCGAGTCAACGATAGAAACCGTAGTTGAGGATGAAGAGAAAAAATACAGGCTTAATACCGTTAAGGCCCCCCCTAAAACCACCAAGGAACAAAATTTAACAATAAAACTTATCTGAAATTTCTTATCAATAAGATATTTATGCCTTCTTGCTTCAGCCATATCGCCCCCTTTATTTATTCCCGATCAATAAATTCTCATTTATACTGATACTAGCCTGTTTACGCAGATCATCAATCCAAGCATCCATCAGATCAGCCTTTTTCTGTCTTAGAATATCCTGAGACTTATTATCAGAAACTTGCGCATCAAGGCTTCTATTTTTTGCTTCAAACGCGCGCTGAAGCAAAGACTGCTCCCAGAAACGCTGGATCATCTTTAAAAAATCCCTATCCTTATCTAAACCTTTCTTCTGGGCATCCTGCATAATAAGCTTACGATTAATCAAAAGGTTCAAGAAATTCTTGCGCGACTGCAAGGTATCATTCGCATAATAAGCGGAAGACCTGAATTCCTCTTCAAACTCATCTTGAGTGATCTTATAATTGTTCACCCGCGCCAAAACAGTTCCTCCTGCGCTATCATTGGATTTTACGCATCCAGAGATAAATAGGCCTGTAAATAAAAATATTCCGCATAATAAAATACGCATTATAGCCTCCTTGTTCAGCAGGAACACGCCCGCTTATCCAATTAAGCGGGGCGCCACCCAGAAAGGGCGCACCTGGCCTTCCTATAGGCCAGGGCGTTCCCAACAAAAGCAACATCAAACAGTAAATTTTGTCGGGTGTATCATGTAATTATCACAAACATTATACTATATGGCGTTTAAAAAACAAGGGGGACGCTTTCAGGCATCCCCCTCTTGTAAAACAAAACTAAAAATATACCATTATAGTTGCTGCTTTTTGCTTCTTTTCTTGACTTCATCTAATATGGGCATCAAACCATCGTGCTTAGGCATACCCAGCGCTCCGTCAATAAACTGATACGCCCCTTCTTCAAGGACAAACTTATCATACGCGGAAACATCCGAAGCAACTATCGGCTGATACAAAAATGTAGAACGCATCAAACCATCTGAAGACATCGCATCAAACGGCCTCACCTGCACGGGATTCTGCAGTCCTAAATTCTCTAATACCGGAAATATATACTTAAGGGTCATCAGATATTCCTGCTGCACTCCAAAAACAGGCGCAGGCAGCGCCGGCCAAATCTGTAAAGTCCCTGAAGGATTGACCGCTGAAGGCGGCAACAAAACCGTTGTGTCGCTATCAGTATCACGATAGAAAATATATCCCGGAGGAATGACCCCTCCTGCCAGATCTATAGCTGGCGAAGGGTACACCCCTGTTATAGCAGTTGTCCCTGGACGCACAATACCTTCAAAAGCTGCGCTTGCTCCAAGAACTCCGCTTAGGCCGTTTATCGTATATAAAGGCGCAGTACTTCCTCCGATTTGGACTGTTAAACCTGCTGTGGGGATAAACCCGAGAGGAACTGCTGAAAGCCCGCCCGGCAACGCCTGAATGGAGATACGCAACGGATTATAGATTGTCATATCCGTTGGCGTGCCCCATCCAATCGTACCTTTAGGCGCTGAGAAATATGAATAACCGCCTGCGGCCACATTGATGTTACTTGAAGAGCTACCAGCGTAGATCGAACCCTGAGAACTTTCAAGGTAAACCCCGCCATTAAACGAAACAATAGAATCCACGATCATACTGCCAAGGCTTCGTATATCTATAATACCGTTATTGGCAAAGATCGCTAACAATTCCAATAAACGGCTTGTTCCCTGATTTATATAAACATTGCCAACCCCAAAAGAATTGGCGTCTACGATATCTACATCAGTAGCAATAGCGGCTGACTGCGTTCCGATATTACCAGATGCTAAAAGGCTCAAATAATGCGCGACTATTTCTCCGTAACCGAAAATAGATCCGCCAAAAGTCCCAATATTCACGTCATTGGCATTGATATTGCCCACATTAACATCACCGGAATTTGTAACAAGATAAACAAGGCTATCTGTTCCAGAAGCCAAGATATCTCCTAAGGCGTTTATGCCGATATTTGCCACCATAATAATATTAGCAAATCCATTGGCGCTTAAAGCCTGTATCAAGCCTAAAGGAAAATTTACTTTTGCGGCATTTATACTAATTATCGCATCGCCTTTTGAATCTACCTTTGCCAAAAACTCACTGTTATTTACATCAACACTATCTACAGCCTTAACCTCTACTTTAACATCGCCATTAAAAGATTTAGCGGATATTAAACTGTTATTCACCGTCTTAACATCATTACCAGCCTCCACTAAAAGGTTAGCGTCACCGCTTATGCCCATGGCAGCAACCTGGCTCGAAGATACGTTAACGTCATTGCCGGATTTTATATCAATACTACCATTTCCGGAAATAGAGTTTGAGGCAATTTGACTGTTAACTATATTAATATCATCATCTGCTAACATCGACAGGTCAGCATCTTTAGAAACAGACACCGCAGAAGCTCTGGTAGCTTGCAGATTTATATCATTTCCGGCATCGACCCCCAAAACGGCTTTGCCAAGTCCAGCATACGACAACAAGAAACCTCCATTTGAAACAACATCATCGCCAGCCTGCAACTTAACGCTAGAAGCCCCCTTAGACGTAGTCGCAGATATATAACTGTTAATCAAATTTATATCGTTTCCAGCAGTAATATCCACATCCGCATTCCCATTGATCAAGGATAGCGACAAGAAGCTGTAATTTTCTATATTAATATCTCTCCCGGATTTAAAATATGCCAAAGCGCTATCAACAAGAGCATTCGAGGTAAATCTGGAGCCGCTTAAGTTAATATCATTATCCGCTGTAATATTGAGCGCCTTTACGAAATTAATTACACCATTATTGTCTATGTAGCTTGAAGAACCCGCCTTTAAATTAACTGTAGCGGAATTAATTGTGCCGCTATTATAAATATCTGCTCCACTTGAAACCAATTCCACTACCCCATTATTTAAAACCATAGAATTGGCATTTATGATGCCTGTATTATTTATCGCGTAATCAAAAATATTGTTTAAAATCTTGGCGTTAAGCATTACATAACCAGAGCTGATGGCCCCGGAATTGCTGATTGCGCTGTCGCTTGTGATGGGATTGCCAAAAATATCAAAGATCTTATCTTTATCTATAGCGGTATTAATCACCACAGAAACACTGGGATCAAGCATCAAGGTCATCTTTTTTCCTGATGCCAAAATTATATATCCTAAGGGCGCAATTAAAGACCCTTGATTATCTACTGCGCCGGCCAACAAACAAAGATAGCCGTTATTACCTATATTAATACTCCCCTGATTGACAATAGACCCATTCTTGAATAAAGGCGCTTTTTGAAAAACAAAGTTGCCGCTTGCAATACCATTATAGAAATCACCCCTTGTCATCCACAAGGTAGATGCCACAAGAGCCGGGGCATTTACAGAGCTGCCTGCGCCAAATAAAATGCCATTGGCATTAAGAAGAAAAAGGCGCATTTGCGCGTTTAAGCTGCCGAATATATTAGAAGTGCTTCCACTTATATCGCGGTTCAAAACATATAGAGAAGAATTCCCAAGGTAGTTTACGGTATGCCCGGAAGCGATATTAAACCCGCCCACCCAATCAATAACAGAATTATTCCCAACATTAACTTGAAGAGTTGAAGAATCAGGATGAGAAAAACTGACGGATGATCCGGGACTGACTATAGGCAGCTGAGGAAGGTCTCCTGCTAAAACAAATTGCGGAAAAATCAACAATGAAACAAGAATGCATCTTAATAGAACTAATTTTCTAGACATAGGGCTCTCACTTTCTGATTGTTAAGCAATCTATATGGGTAAGCTAAATTATTATATTCTAAGAACTTGCGGGTCTAGTTGAAAGGACAAGCTAAAGGCAATATGCGTAAGTATATAGCATAAAATGCTAAATGTCAAGATAGAATTACAAATTATAAAAACTTTCTAAAAGTATTTATGCTGTTAAAACCTTTTAGAGACTTCTAACAAAACATGCGCGTGATCACTGTCTGAAGGAGTATTATCCAAAGGCCAAGCAACCTCTACTTTAGCGAAGAAATCTTCCGGCAAACTCAAACGTAAACCGCAGCCGGTTGAACGAAGAGTGCGTGACTTCTCTTCCCCAGCCGCCACACGGCGCAAGCGCGCATTTGCCCAGTCATAAAACACTACCCAACGCAAAGAATCATAAACTGTAGCCTTAGAAAAAGGTACCTTCCAGCTGCGCGCAACCGGATACATCGGCAAAGACCATTCCCCGGTTATGGAACAACCCTGATCCCCCACTACTTCAGCTGCTGGATACCCGCGCACATTCACAATGCCTCCGATTTGAAACTGCTCTGCCGCTGGAAGCACATTATTAGTAAATTGAAACTGGTTTTTCCATAAAAAAACTGAGTCAAAAGGCATACGCTGCACACGCAACAGATTCAAATTATCTTTGGCAAAACTTCCGCCTGCCCCTGATATAGAACAATGGCTATCAACATCATTTAATCCGCCCATAATATTAGGTATACCTAAATTAACATCATTGGTCAAAATAGTGCGGCCAAAATTATCGCTTTGGTCAATATCAAACCCTATACGCGCAACTCTTAGCCTGTCGCGGCTTGTTTCTGTGTTAGCGGTAAAATTATAAATATCTTTATGGTCAAAACCTAAAGTTAAATTTGCCAGAATATTATCTGTATACAGCAGGTTTTGCGTGGCATAAAAGGAATAATACTGGCTTTTACCGCGTATGTTCAAATCCCTATACTCTCTGCCTAAGGCTATTCTGGAACGCGCGGTAAAAAAACCTAATTGCAGGCCCTCCGTGACCGGAAACAGATAACGCGCGCTTAACAACTGATAATCTTCTCGCTGAGAAACCTGATACTGTATAGATAAAGAATCATCAAGCCCTAAAAAATTATTATGAGAAAGGGTCACGCGGTAACGATCTTTATCCACATAGCGCGAAGCGTAATTATCATAATCAAAGGCCACATGCATAGGCAAGCGGTCTTTTACCTCTAAATTGACATCGGTAGTAGCTGGGACTTTTCCGGGAGCCAAAACCGCTTTGACATTTCTATCCGGATTTTCATTGATTCTGCTTAGGTCTTTGCGTAAAGAATTATAATTGAATATTTCGCCTGATTTAAGCCCGATCCTCTTCATCAACAAGGCAGTCTTGAAATATTTATTACCCTGCATTTTAATCGTCCCGGTAACCCCTTCCACTACGCGGATCTCCAACAAGCCATCTTTAATTTTCTGCGGCGGCAGATACGCGCGGGAAGTAATATGCCCATTTTTGCGGTAAAGCGCGGTTATCGCGTCAGCAATACCAACCATCTGCTTAAGGGTCAATTCCTTATTCTGATACGGATCAACAATAGCGCGGATATCTTTTTCAGGGATAATGGTAACCCCTGATACTGTAATTGACTTAACCAAAGCCTTTTCTTCATTAACCCCGGGGGCTTCTTCTTTAACTGCCGGCTCTTCTACCTTGGTTTTCTGGCGTTGACGCTCTATTTTCTCCCTAAGAAGCTTATCCTGCAATATCTGCTCTTCAGAACGCTGGATTTTACCCGCCTGCTGGGCAAAAAGCGTTGGTTGTACAGCTAGACAAAATAAACCCAAGAATAGAAGCCTTGTTAATCTGTTCATTACTGCCTCCTTGATATAATTGGTTCAAGAAAACGAATACTTCTTATATTACAGCTAAAACCCTTAGAAAACAAATGATTTATTCAGGGAAATGGTTCCTTGCCTTTTCTTAGCGGGCCAAATATTTATACAGGATATTGGCTAAAATCATGTTCCCTCTGGCATTAAGATGGATCTGGTCCACATGGAACTTTTGATAATCGTCATCAAATATCCTGCGCAGGTCTAATATGAGGACATTATTATTGCCTAAATAACGCTGGTTAAGCACAGATAAAAACTCTGCCTGTTGCAACCTATGACACTTATCAAGAATAGATCCTGCATTAACATCCTTAAAAGCACTGCCAAATTCAGGCAAGTAAAAAGAAGGGCGCATATGCGGCTCTATAATGACTATGACTTTGATATTTTTGCTTAAACATTGATCAATTGTGTCTATTTCCGCGCCCAACATAACCTTCAGCCTCTTCTGGTTCTCCTCCATGATATCGGCATCTGTGCCATAAGCCACGGGGATGGGCTTACCCTTGTTGATATTTCTTAATATATAAGTATAGATCCCGGGCAGGTTTATTTTAACCATATAAGCAAAGTACCTGACAACCGGATTACGGATATAAGGATTAACATATGAACCATTGGAATTGGAATAATCAAAAGTTTCATAGGAATATTTATTTTCACTTATTTTCTTAGTTATAATCGGCAGATCATTATAGCCATCGTGCAGAATAATGCACTCCGGCTTATAAACAAAAAGTATTTTCTTGATAAAGAAATTTGTAGCTATTGAGCTTACCCCGGAAACCCCGCAATTATAAACACTGGCACTATTTGAAGTCTGGTAATTATGGCTAAACAACTCTCCCAGAATATAGGGAAATGATTCTTCGGCCGCATACCCGCCATGGGTTGTAGAACCACCAACACAAATGATCCAAGGGCGTGGATCACTTTTCTTAGGGGGATGGCTGTGGGTAAAAAGTCCGGTAAAGCTTACTATACTAGGAGAAACAGTGCGCGTAGGAGCAAGAACAAAACCATACTTAGATTCAAGGCGCATCTCAGCAAACCAGACTATCGCTATGCATATAGACAATGAAACAAAAAAAGCGATGAAATTATGCAACCATCTTTTAACTTTGAGATTATCCATCTAAGTAGGAATTTATTCTAACCTTATTTTACCGACTAGGCTTTGGCCAAGAAAAACGCTGTATTCTCCGGGTTTTAGGCTGTCTATTATAACAGACGTACTCCAGAGACTAGGCATGTAGTTCTCAATATGCGGCCCTTTTCGCCTTTGCATATTGATCAATAACTCTATTTTATCTTGTCCTGATTTGACTTGCGCGATCCCAAGCATAGTCCATCTAAAATCGCCTGATCTGGCGATTACAAGCTTAACCGGCTTACCCGAATTAAAAATTACGAGGTTTTCTGCGGATAACTCTTGCCAACTTTCTTTTATCCCTAACTCTTCTATCTGGCCTAAGAAAACTCCCCTATCAGGCACTTTCGCCCATGGAACAGCCTCATCCAAATTATTTGTGGCGTAAACATGCCCATTGCTAAGGTAGCCTGCGTCCTGCCAAACATCTTGCGGATACCCTACTGACATAACGTGCTTTTCTGGATCTGCGTTATTATACCCTATTGCTTCAACTTTCGGCAAATCCTGTTTTTTAATAAGAAACCTTATTTCTGCTTCATATTCTGGACAGACATCGCATGCCGCGCAAACTGGTATTTCATTTATTTCTTTTCCCAATATCTCTATCTTTTCTTGAGCGAATTTTTGCTCTTGTTGCGCGATAAGATCCGCTAGATTGTCAGCTACAGGCTCAACAGCAGAAAGAAATTTATAACCTCCCGCTGGCGCGCATTGCGCTGGGCCCTTAAAACTTTTGTTCACCCAAACTTTAGATTCTCCAGCAGCAAAGCAAATATTAACAGCTAAAAATATCGCGATTAAAATTAAATTCGGTTTCATAATTAATCCTCCTCTGCCTCAAACCGGCACCCACAAACATTGCACTCATAAACCGACATTTCCTCATTCGGCTCAACGAATCTAGTATCTTTGCTGGTGCATTTAGGACATTCAACCGGCGGATTCCAGTCAGGCATAATATTCCTTTT is a window of Candidatus Omnitrophota bacterium DNA encoding:
- a CDS encoding methyl-accepting chemotaxis protein, whose amino-acid sequence is MAEARRHKYLIDKKFQISFIVKFCSLVVLGGALTVLSLYFFSSSSTTVSIVDSRVVVRTTADFLMPVLIQTVSVVMIIVGILAIGVTLFFSHKISGPMYRLRSIMEGMAKGDLRIGFSIRRLDQLQGMADALNEVLHSMKQSITAIQKASDQINAKVNSLSGFSLPEDKQKDFDELKKLSQELKDLLHHFKV
- a CDS encoding SurA N-terminal domain-containing protein — translated: MRILLCGIFLFTGLFISGCVKSNDSAGGTVLARVNNYKITQDEFEEEFRSSAYYANDTLQSRKNFLNLLINRKLIMQDAQKKGLDKDRDFLKMIQRFWEQSLLQRAFEAKNRSLDAQVSDNKSQDILRQKKADLMDAWIDDLRKQASISINENLLIGNK
- a CDS encoding filamentous hemagglutinin N-terminal domain-containing protein — protein: MSRKLVLLRCILVSLLIFPQFVLAGDLPQLPIVSPGSSVSFSHPDSSTLQVNVGNNSVIDWVGGFNIASGHTVNYLGNSSLYVLNRDISGSTSNIFGSLNAQMRLFLLNANGILFGAGSSVNAPALVASTLWMTRGDFYNGIASGNFVFQKAPLFKNGSIVNQGSINIGNNGYLCLLAGAVDNQGSLIAPLGYIILASGKKMTLMLDPSVSVVINTAIDKDKIFDIFGNPITSDSAISNSGAISSGYVMLNAKILNNIFDYAINNTGIINANSMVLNNGVVELVSSGADIYNSGTINSATVNLKAGSSSYIDNNGVINFVKALNITADNDINLSGSRFTSNALVDSALAYFKSGRDINIENYSFLSLSLINGNADVDITAGNDINLINSYISATTSKGASSVKLQAGDDVVSNGGFLLSYAGLGKAVLGVDAGNDINLQATRASAVSVSKDADLSMLADDDINIVNSQIASNSISGNGSIDIKSGNDVNVSSSQVAAMGISGDANLLVEAGNDVKTVNNSLISAKSFNGDVKVEVKAVDSVDVNNSEFLAKVDSKGDAIISINAAKVNFPLGLIQALSANGFANIIMVANIGINALGDILASGTDSLVYLVTNSGDVNVGNINANDVNIGTFGGSIFGYGEIVAHYLSLLASGNIGTQSAAIATDVDIVDANSFGVGNVYINQGTSRLLELLAIFANNGIIDIRSLGSMIVDSIVSFNGGVYLESSQGSIYAGSSSSNINVAAGGYSYFSAPKGTIGWGTPTDMTIYNPLRISIQALPGGLSAVPLGFIPTAGLTVQIGGSTAPLYTINGLSGVLGASAAFEGIVRPGTTAITGVYPSPAIDLAGGVIPPGYIFYRDTDSDTTVLLPPSAVNPSGTLQIWPALPAPVFGVQQEYLMTLKYIFPVLENLGLQNPVQVRPFDAMSSDGLMRSTFLYQPIVASDVSAYDKFVLEEGAYQFIDGALGMPKHDGLMPILDEVKKRSKKQQL
- a CDS encoding BamA/TamA family outer membrane protein produces the protein MNRLTRLLFLGLFCLAVQPTLFAQQAGKIQRSEEQILQDKLLREKIERQRQKTKVEEPAVKEEAPGVNEEKALVKSITVSGVTIIPEKDIRAIVDPYQNKELTLKQMVGIADAITALYRKNGHITSRAYLPPQKIKDGLLEIRVVEGVTGTIKMQGNKYFKTALLMKRIGLKSGEIFNYNSLRKDLSRINENPDRNVKAVLAPGKVPATTDVNLEVKDRLPMHVAFDYDNYASRYVDKDRYRVTLSHNNFLGLDDSLSIQYQVSQREDYQLLSARYLFPVTEGLQLGFFTARSRIALGREYRDLNIRGKSQYYSFYATQNLLYTDNILANLTLGFDHKDIYNFTANTETSRDRLRVARIGFDIDQSDNFGRTILTNDVNLGIPNIMGGLNDVDSHCSISGAGGSFAKDNLNLLRVQRMPFDSVFLWKNQFQFTNNVLPAAEQFQIGGIVNVRGYPAAEVVGDQGCSITGEWSLPMYPVARSWKVPFSKATVYDSLRWVVFYDWANARLRRVAAGEEKSRTLRSTGCGLRLSLPEDFFAKVEVAWPLDNTPSDSDHAHVLLEVSKRF